From a single Cotesia glomerata isolate CgM1 linkage group LG6, MPM_Cglom_v2.3, whole genome shotgun sequence genomic region:
- the LOC123267540 gene encoding cyclin-T2-like has protein sequence MWKLHINTGKWFYTYEQLSNTPSRRHGIEPEREMRYRQESASLIFDAGQHLELSIGIINTAVVYMHRFYMYHSFLKFHRYSIACTAVFLAAKAGDDFKKYSEVFEACKKCFDTNGVTMENIKDWRLDPENIFFNEDVMLQTLGFEIDIEHPHTHIIKCLKLINADKNEDISRTSYLLATQMTHLTTFSLHFKPSVIACVAIYTALKWTNWKIPPSDEGKEWYSNVDPNVTVSMMDELVLVFLDIYRKSQCRMKRMINAIHEKHAKKHKKITPQEFMNRKPSNNQVNPGPASRVPIHMTLPKFGVRTEARNAMQVDDNNLAHARYHRNDRARNN, from the coding sequence ATGTGGAAACTTCACATCAACACTGGAAAATGGTTTTACACATACGAGCAACTATCAAACACACCCAGCAGAAGACATGGAATAGAACCAGAAAGAGAGATGAGGTACCGTCAAGAATCAGCGAGCTTGATCTTCGACGCGGGCCAGCACCTGGAGCTGTCAATAGGAATAATAAACACCGCAGTGGTTTACATGCACAGGTTTTACATGTACCACTCCTTCCTGAAGTTCCATCGTTACTCCATCGCTTGCACTGCAGTTTTCTTAGCAGCAAAAGCAGGAgatgactttaaaaaatacagcGAGGTGTTTGAAGCTTGCAAAAAGTGCTTTGACACCAACGGGGTCACCATGGAGAACATCAAGGACTGGCGACTTGATCCAGAAAACATCTTCTTTAATGAAGACGTGATGCTCCAGACCTTGGGGTTCGAGATAGACATCGAGCATCCGCACACACATATCATCAAGTGTCTTAAATTGATAAACGCTGACAAGAATGAAGACATCAGCAGGACTTCTTATCTCTTAGCTACCCAGATGACGCATTTAACTACCTTTTCTCTTCACTTCAAGCCCTCGGTCATTGCCTGCGTTGCTATTTACACTGCCTTGAAGTGGACCAATTGGAAGATTCCTCCAAGTGATGAGGGCAAGGAGTGGTACTCTAATGTTGACCCTAATGTCACTGTCTCGATGATGGACGAACTGGTCCTGGTCTTTTTGGACATCTATCGCAAATCTCAGTGCAGGATGAAGAGGATGATCAATGCTATTCATGAAAAACACGCTAAgaagcataaaaaaattactcccCAGGAATTTATGAACAGAAAGCCTTCAAATAATCAAGTTAATCCTGGACCTGCTTCTAGAGTTCCTATTCACATGACTCTGCCTAAATTTGGTGTCAGAACTGAAGCAAGAAATGCTATGCAAgttgatgataataatttagcACATGCTAGATATCATAGAAATGATAGAgctagaaataattaa